Proteins encoded by one window of Glycine soja cultivar W05 chromosome 15, ASM419377v2, whole genome shotgun sequence:
- the LOC114386814 gene encoding annexin-like protein RJ4 — MKMAVLLVRNCMLEETSDDFNKAVNVAIHCINDHKYYEKVLRNAIKGVGTDEDGLTRVFVTRITEKDLKDIKELYYKKNSGHLEDAVAKEISGYYKKFLLTLLGKEG; from the exons ATGAAAATGGCAGTTCTATTAGTAAG AAACTGTATGTTGGAGGAAACATCTGATGACTTCAATAAGGCTGTCAATGTTGCAATTCATTGCATCAATGATCACAAGTACTATGAAAAG GTTCTTCGAAATGCAATAAAAGGGGTTGGAACTGATGAGGATGGACTAACTCGTGTGTTTGTCACAAGGATTACTGAGAAGGACCTGAAGGACATCAAAGAGCtatattataagaaaaacaGTGGTCACCTAGAGGATGCAGTGGCCAAGGAAATCTCAGGTTACTACAAGAAGTTTCTCCTCACTTTGTTGGGGAAAGAAGGCTAA
- the LOC114386541 gene encoding annexin D4-like, which produces MAFNQELEAVTQAFSGHGVDEKSLVTLLGKWDPLERESFRKKTPHLFSEDHERHFQRWDDQYVRLLKHEFVRFKNAVVLWSMHPWERDARLVKEALKKGPNAYGVLIEVSCTRSSEELLGARKAYHSLFDHSIEEDVASHIHGIERKLLVALLSAYRYEGTKVKDDTAKSEAKILSNAIKNAHKKPISEDDEVTRILATRSKLHLQAVYKHYKEISGKNLDEDLDDLRFKEAVQCLCTPQTYFSKVLNAALRIDVDKNTKKSLTRVVVTRADIDMKDIKAEYHNLYGVSLPQKVEEVARGSYKDFLLNLIVRGG; this is translated from the exons ATGGCTTTCAATCAAGAGTTAGAAGCTGTAACCCAAGCTTTCTcag GGCATGGAGTGGATGAGAAATCATTGGTAACATTACTGGGAAAATGGGATCCTCTGGAGAGAGAATCTTTCAGGAAGAAGACACCACATTTGTTCAGTGAGGATCATGAACGCCATTTTCAGAGATGGGATGATCAATATGTCCGTCTTCTCAAGCATGAATTCGTGCGTTTTAAG AATGCTGTGGTGCTTTGGTCCATGCACCCTTGGGAAAGAGATGCCCGTTTAGTAAAAGAGGCCCTAAAGAAGGGTCCAAATGCATATGGAGTGCTGATTGAGGTTTCATGCACTAGATCCTCAGAAGAGCTATTGGGAGCTAGGAAGGCATACCATTCCCTCTTTGACCACTCCATTGAAGAAGATGTTGCCTCTCACATCCATGGCATTGAAAGAAAG CTATTGGTTGCCCTACTAAGTGCCTATAGATACGAAGGAACAAAGGTTAAAGATGACACTGCAAAATCAGAGGCCAAAATCCTTTCCAATGCAATTAAGAATGCTCATAAGAAGCCTATTAGTGAGGATGATGAAGTGACAAGGATATTGGCAACAAGAAGCAAACTACATCTCCAAGCAGTTTACAAGCACTATAAAGAGATATCTGGCAAGAACCTTGATGAG GATCTTGATGATTTAAGATTTAAAGAGGCTGTGCAATGCCTTTGTACCCCACAAACATATTTCAGCAAG GTTTTGAATGCAGCATTGAGAATTGATGTGGACAAGAATACTAAGAAATCGCTTACTCGTGTCGTTGTTACTCGAGCTGATATTGATATGAAAGACATAAAGGCAGAGTACCATAATCTATATGGGGTTTCTTTACCCCAGAAAGTTGAAGAGGTTGCTAGAGGGAGCTACAAGGATTTCTTGCTAAACTTGATTGTTAGAGGAGGCTAA